From the genome of Pseudomonas sp. gcc21, one region includes:
- a CDS encoding NAD(P)/FAD-dependent oxidoreductase: MSAFATAQGADPHHESFDVVIVGAGISGIGSATMLREQHPNLSFLIIEALESYGGTWLIHKYPGARSDSDLFTFGYHFKPWTGKPIASRDQILQYLGEAIKEADLAPHIRYRQRVESADWSSADQCWTLQVSHQGDKARPIKAGFLWMCQGYYQHAQGYTPAWPGMERFKGEVIHPQQWPEAADMRDKRVVVIGSGATAATLIPALASDCRKVTMLQRTPTYFAAGRNADQLAEELRNLEIDPAWIHEIMRKKAVRDRAVLLRNANEAPDKLKHQLIEGVRACLPEGFDAERHFTPPYKPLQQRVAFVPEGDLFKAISDGKASMVTDHIECFDEQGIQLQSGERLDCDVVITATGFEMSVMGEIPFSVDGERVDFAATVGYRGILFTGVPNMAWVYGYGFYSWTLRVELIGNFVCRLLGHLQATGAKSVVPALRPEDSEMQLLPWVDTQTLNPGYLMRSLHRLPKRGDKPEWQHSQDYGYEKQMLPKVDFTDSIFSYHY; this comes from the coding sequence ATGTCCGCATTCGCCACCGCTCAGGGTGCTGATCCGCACCACGAGTCCTTTGATGTCGTGATCGTCGGTGCCGGTATATCCGGCATCGGCTCCGCTACCATGCTGCGCGAGCAGCACCCGAATCTGAGCTTTCTCATCATTGAAGCGCTGGAATCCTATGGTGGTACCTGGCTGATCCATAAATACCCCGGGGCGCGATCTGATAGTGATCTGTTCACTTTCGGCTATCACTTCAAGCCATGGACCGGCAAGCCGATTGCCTCGCGCGACCAGATCCTGCAGTACCTGGGTGAGGCGATCAAGGAGGCCGACCTGGCGCCACATATCCGCTATCGACAGCGGGTCGAGTCGGCCGACTGGTCCAGTGCTGATCAATGTTGGACCTTGCAGGTTAGCCATCAGGGCGATAAAGCGCGCCCCATAAAAGCTGGTTTTCTGTGGATGTGCCAGGGGTACTATCAACATGCCCAGGGGTATACCCCCGCCTGGCCTGGCATGGAGCGTTTCAAGGGTGAGGTGATTCACCCGCAGCAATGGCCGGAAGCGGCCGATATGCGTGACAAGCGGGTCGTGGTCATCGGCTCCGGCGCAACAGCCGCCACCCTGATTCCCGCGTTGGCATCTGACTGCCGAAAGGTCACCATGCTGCAACGTACGCCAACCTATTTTGCCGCCGGGCGCAATGCCGATCAGCTGGCCGAGGAACTACGCAACCTGGAGATCGACCCTGCCTGGATCCACGAGATCATGCGCAAGAAAGCCGTGCGCGATCGGGCGGTACTCCTCAGAAACGCCAACGAGGCACCCGACAAGCTCAAGCATCAGTTGATTGAGGGCGTGCGTGCCTGTCTGCCGGAAGGGTTCGATGCCGAGCGGCATTTCACTCCGCCCTACAAACCCTTGCAACAACGGGTGGCGTTTGTTCCCGAAGGCGACCTGTTCAAGGCGATCAGTGACGGCAAGGCCAGCATGGTCACTGATCACATCGAGTGCTTTGACGAGCAGGGTATTCAGCTGCAGTCCGGTGAGCGGCTGGATTGTGATGTGGTGATTACCGCGACCGGCTTCGAGATGTCGGTGATGGGTGAAATCCCCTTCAGCGTTGATGGCGAGCGGGTGGATTTTGCGGCCACCGTCGGTTACCGCGGCATCTTGTTTACCGGCGTACCCAATATGGCCTGGGTCTACGGTTACGGGTTCTACAGCTGGACGCTGCGCGTCGAGTTGATCGGCAACTTCGTTTGCCGCTTGCTCGGGCACCTTCAGGCGACAGGTGCAAAAAGTGTGGTGCCTGCCTTGCGTCCTGAAGACAGCGAGATGCAGCTCTTGCCCTGGGTGGATACACAAACCCTCAACCCGGGTTACCTGATGCGTAGCCTGCACCGCTTGCCCAAACGCGGTGACAAGCCGGAATGGCAGCATAGCCAGGATTACGGGTACGAAAAGCAGATGCTGCCAAAGGTGGATTTTACCGATTCGATATTCAGTTATCACTACTGA
- the parE gene encoding DNA topoisomerase IV subunit B: MSDTYNADALEVLSGLDPVRRRPGMYTDTTRPNHLAQEVIDNSVDEALAGHARTINVILHEDNALEVTDDGRGMPVDMHAEEGVSGVELILTRLHAGGKFSSKNYQFSGGLHGVGISVVNALSLRVEARVKRDGQEYAIAFENGEKVSELEIVGTVGKRNTGTSVKFWANPDYFDTPKYSISRLKHLLKAKAVLCPGLRVNFDDRQSKEQTSWYYEDGLRDYLVDACLQWPRLPEEPFSGNLLSRQEAVEWALFWLPEGGELVQESYVNLIPTAQGGTHVNGLRTGVLEAVREFCEFRNLLPRGVKLAPEDVWERVSYVLSLKMGDPQFSGQTKERLSSRESAAFVSGVIKDAFSLWLNQHADIGQQLAEMAINHASRRLKAGKKIERKRITQGPALPGKLADCAGQDPRRAELFLVEGDSAGGSAKQARDKEFQAVMPLRGKILNTWEVDPAQVLGSQEVHDIAVAIGVDPGSPDLAQLRYGKICILADADSDGLHIATLLCALFVKHFQPLVEAGHVFVAMPPLYRVDVGKELFYALDDAEKQGILDRIEAEGKRGKIQVTRFKGLGEMNPLQLRETTMAPDTRRLVQLTIDDMPQTEALMDMLLAKKRSPDRKSWLESKGNLAEVLL; this comes from the coding sequence ATGTCCGATACCTATAATGCCGACGCGCTGGAAGTGCTCAGCGGCCTGGACCCGGTACGACGTCGACCGGGCATGTACACCGACACCACCCGCCCGAACCACCTCGCCCAGGAAGTTATCGATAACAGCGTCGATGAGGCGCTCGCCGGTCACGCCCGAACGATCAATGTCATCCTGCATGAAGATAACGCGTTGGAGGTCACTGATGACGGGCGCGGCATGCCGGTGGATATGCATGCAGAAGAAGGCGTCTCTGGTGTTGAACTGATCCTTACTCGCCTGCACGCAGGGGGCAAGTTCTCCAGCAAGAACTATCAGTTCTCCGGCGGTCTGCACGGTGTTGGTATTTCGGTGGTCAACGCGCTCTCGCTGCGCGTCGAGGCGCGCGTGAAACGGGATGGCCAGGAATATGCCATCGCTTTCGAGAACGGCGAAAAAGTCAGCGAACTTGAAATAGTCGGCACGGTGGGCAAGCGCAACACCGGTACTTCGGTCAAGTTCTGGGCAAACCCCGATTATTTCGATACGCCCAAGTACAGCATCAGCCGACTCAAACACCTGCTCAAGGCCAAGGCTGTACTCTGTCCGGGACTGAGGGTGAATTTTGATGATCGTCAGTCCAAGGAGCAGACCTCCTGGTATTACGAGGACGGGCTACGTGATTATCTGGTCGACGCCTGCCTCCAGTGGCCTCGATTGCCAGAGGAACCCTTTAGCGGCAACTTGTTGTCGCGGCAGGAAGCGGTGGAGTGGGCCTTGTTCTGGCTGCCTGAAGGCGGCGAGCTGGTGCAGGAAAGTTACGTCAACCTCATTCCCACGGCCCAGGGCGGAACCCACGTCAACGGGCTGCGCACCGGGGTTCTCGAGGCGGTACGCGAATTCTGCGAGTTTCGTAATCTGCTGCCACGGGGCGTCAAACTGGCACCCGAGGACGTGTGGGAGCGGGTCAGTTACGTGTTGTCCCTGAAAATGGGAGATCCGCAATTCTCCGGACAAACCAAGGAGCGCCTGTCGTCCCGTGAGTCAGCCGCTTTCGTGTCGGGTGTAATCAAGGATGCATTCAGCCTTTGGCTTAACCAGCATGCCGACATTGGCCAGCAGCTGGCTGAAATGGCGATCAATCACGCCAGCCGGCGACTGAAGGCTGGCAAGAAAATCGAGCGTAAGCGAATCACCCAGGGACCGGCGTTACCCGGCAAGCTGGCTGATTGCGCTGGTCAGGATCCACGCCGTGCCGAGTTGTTTCTGGTAGAAGGTGATTCGGCCGGTGGCAGCGCCAAGCAGGCGCGCGACAAGGAGTTTCAGGCGGTAATGCCGCTACGCGGCAAGATCCTGAATACCTGGGAGGTCGATCCCGCTCAGGTGCTGGGTTCACAGGAAGTACACGACATTGCGGTGGCGATTGGCGTCGATCCGGGCTCTCCGGATCTGGCGCAGCTGCGCTATGGCAAGATTTGCATACTTGCCGACGCGGACTCCGATGGTCTGCATATCGCCACATTGCTGTGCGCCTTGTTCGTCAAACATTTTCAGCCGCTGGTAGAAGCCGGTCATGTTTTTGTGGCGATGCCGCCGCTATACCGGGTTGACGTCGGCAAAGAGCTTTTTTATGCCCTCGACGATGCTGAGAAGCAGGGCATTCTCGATAGGATCGAGGCTGAAGGTAAACGCGGCAAGATTCAGGTCACGCGCTTCAAGGGACTTGGCGAGATGAACCCTTTGCAGCTGCGTGAAACCACCATGGCCCCGGATACGCGTCGGCTGGTTCAGTTAACCATCGACGACATGCCACAAACCGAAGCGCTGATGGACATGTTGCTGGCCAAGAAACGCTCGCCGGATCGCAAGAGCTGGCTCGAGAGCAAAGGGAATCTGGCCGAGGTGCTGCTTTGA
- a CDS encoding Crp/Fnr family transcriptional regulator, which translates to MTDIATGSLSPGLDSLLRQHARRHYLPRKDQLFYRGSAPDALFCLLSGRVRLSVTGASGREALLSVVPPGHWFGEASVFSGEPRVHDAFAEVDSELLVVPARVLHQLVDHQSTYLLEFLRLMGLRYKSTLERMDDSVLQPLPVRLALQLLALANTTEATDSPKAGCQLRVAQESLAQMLGVSRQSVNKILKQWEQAGMIAIRYRSIDLLAPESLARQVH; encoded by the coding sequence ATGACTGACATCGCTACCGGCAGCCTGAGCCCGGGTCTGGACAGCCTGCTGCGACAGCATGCCAGGCGCCACTATCTGCCAAGAAAAGACCAGTTGTTCTACCGTGGTTCCGCGCCTGACGCCTTGTTCTGCCTGCTGAGTGGTCGAGTAAGGCTCAGCGTGACCGGGGCCAGTGGGCGTGAAGCCCTGTTGAGTGTGGTGCCGCCGGGGCACTGGTTTGGCGAGGCCTCAGTGTTCAGTGGCGAGCCACGAGTCCATGACGCTTTTGCCGAGGTAGATTCCGAGTTGCTGGTGGTTCCGGCCAGAGTGCTGCATCAACTGGTTGATCATCAATCGACTTATCTGCTGGAGTTTCTGCGGTTGATGGGCTTGCGCTACAAATCGACGCTGGAGCGCATGGATGACAGCGTTCTGCAGCCGCTACCGGTGCGGCTGGCGCTGCAGTTGCTGGCATTGGCTAACACCACTGAAGCAACGGACAGCCCCAAAGCGGGTTGTCAGTTGCGTGTGGCGCAAGAAAGTCTCGCCCAGATGCTTGGCGTTTCCCGGCAAAGCGTCAACAAAATCCTCAAGCAGTGGGAGCAGGCGGGTATGATCGCAATTCGTTACCGCAGCATTGACCTGCTGGCACCTGAGAGTCTGGCACGGCAAGTCCATTAG
- the cpdA gene encoding 3',5'-cyclic-AMP phosphodiesterase, whose amino-acid sequence MPPVTTTEAGYVSIVQLTDSHLFADHSARLLGLDTFASLNAVIDQVLDEVDQMDLVLATGDITQDGSEGGYQRFIEAIGRLPAACRWIPGNHDDAALMATLGDASGLNADWIDLANWRIVLLDSSIPGAVPGRLDAEQLDHLDAALASAGERHVLVCLHHHPIDIESDWMNPLGLQNADEFLQRVDSNANIRGLLWGHIHQQLDAMRGKVRLLATPSTCIQFDAHSADFATDTQSPGYRWLRLHTDGSIETEVSRLPAGRFVPDPDASGY is encoded by the coding sequence ATGCCGCCAGTCACAACAACCGAAGCTGGATACGTCAGTATCGTTCAGCTTACGGATAGTCATTTGTTTGCAGATCACAGCGCAAGGCTGCTTGGTCTCGATACGTTCGCTAGCCTTAATGCGGTGATTGATCAGGTACTGGATGAGGTCGACCAGATGGATCTGGTGCTGGCTACCGGTGACATTACCCAGGACGGGTCTGAAGGAGGATACCAGCGCTTCATTGAAGCTATTGGCCGGCTCCCCGCCGCCTGTCGCTGGATACCCGGCAATCATGATGACGCGGCGCTGATGGCCACACTGGGCGATGCGTCCGGCCTTAATGCCGACTGGATCGATCTTGCCAACTGGCGCATCGTGCTGCTTGATTCAAGTATCCCCGGAGCCGTACCTGGCCGTCTCGATGCTGAACAGCTCGATCACCTTGATGCTGCGCTGGCTTCGGCGGGTGAGCGTCATGTGCTGGTTTGTCTGCATCACCACCCCATTGATATCGAAAGCGACTGGATGAATCCGCTCGGATTGCAGAATGCCGATGAGTTTTTGCAACGTGTGGATAGCAACGCAAATATCCGGGGGCTGCTATGGGGCCATATCCATCAACAGCTTGATGCGATGCGCGGCAAGGTCCGGTTGCTCGCAACGCCTTCGACATGCATCCAGTTTGACGCGCACAGCGCAGACTTTGCTACCGATACGCAATCACCCGGCTACCGTTGGCTGCGGCTGCACACCGATGGGTCAATTGAGACTGAGGTGTCGCGCTTGCCTGCTGGACGTTTCGTGCCCGATCCGGATGCCAGCGGCTATTAG
- a CDS encoding DUF1249 domain-containing protein — protein MVALRSRYHIDLSQLQAICEENYLRLNKLMPAMAVQDEQRIVIDAGDGPDQALVMRVLERCRYTTMLQLVYERSHDWLAPPRMEIRLYHDASMAEVVAAYNRRRFMGVYPYPNEQMLQPDEKSQLNRFLGEWLGHCQRFGQSAQPVVLDR, from the coding sequence ATGGTCGCCCTGAGATCGCGCTATCACATCGATCTTTCCCAGTTGCAGGCAATATGCGAAGAGAATTATCTGCGCCTCAACAAGCTGATGCCTGCAATGGCCGTCCAGGATGAGCAACGGATCGTGATTGATGCCGGTGACGGTCCTGATCAGGCCCTGGTCATGCGCGTGCTTGAACGCTGTCGCTACACCACCATGCTGCAACTGGTTTACGAACGCAGCCATGATTGGCTTGCTCCGCCGCGGATGGAAATACGGCTGTACCACGACGCCAGTATGGCTGAGGTGGTAGCTGCATATAATCGCCGACGCTTCATGGGGGTCTATCCCTATCCCAACGAGCAGATGCTGCAGCCGGATGAAAAGTCCCAGCTCAACCGCTTTCTGGGTGAATGGCTAGGCCACTGTCAGCGCTTTGGTCAAAGTGCGCAGCCGGTTGTGCTGGACCGCTGA
- a CDS encoding TIGR02281 family clan AA aspartic protease, translating into MAEKPSSRRFGTAMLVLAWVVGLALAANWFAGIEEHQRNPNRQPESLYTESVVEVRLDSNRQGHYLVGGQINGTDVTFLLDTGATFVAIPAQVAEELGLTRGRPVMVNTANGLAESYSTHLESLALGDIRLRDVAAGIVPGMSGDEILLGMSALRQLDFSQQGGQLILRQNR; encoded by the coding sequence GTGGCTGAAAAGCCGTCTTCCCGTCGCTTCGGGACTGCCATGCTGGTGCTGGCCTGGGTCGTCGGTCTGGCGCTGGCGGCCAACTGGTTTGCCGGTATCGAAGAGCATCAGCGCAACCCCAACCGACAGCCGGAATCGCTTTATACGGAATCCGTGGTTGAGGTGCGCCTGGATAGCAACCGGCAAGGCCATTACCTGGTTGGCGGACAGATAAACGGCACGGACGTCACCTTTCTGCTCGATACGGGCGCGACCTTCGTTGCCATACCGGCGCAGGTGGCTGAGGAGCTTGGTCTGACGCGCGGCCGACCGGTAATGGTCAACACCGCCAACGGTTTGGCTGAGAGCTACAGCACACATCTTGAAAGCCTGGCGCTGGGCGATATCCGCCTGCGGGATGTCGCTGCCGGCATCGTTCCCGGCATGTCGGGCGACGAAATATTACTGGGTATGAGCGCGCTGCGGCAGCTGGATTTCAGCCAGCAGGGCGGACAACTGATTTTGCGGCAGAACCGCTAA
- the parC gene encoding DNA topoisomerase IV subunit A, whose product MSDSLDLSMEGVERRALSSFTEEAYLNYSMYVIMDRALPNIGDGLKPVQRRIVYAMSELGLSATSKHKKSARTVGDVLGKYHPHGDSACYEAMVLMAQPFSYRYPLVDGQGNWGAPDDPKSFAAMRYTEARLARYSEVLLTELGQGTVDWQPNFDGTMDEPMVLPARLPNLLLNGTTGIAVGMATDIPPHNLREVAAACVRLLDEPGAGVDELMEHVQGPDYPTEAEIITPRSELVKLYSTGRGSVRARAVWEREDTDIVVTSLPHQVSGSRILEQIAAQMQAKKLPMVADLRDESDHENPTRIVIVPRSNRVDAEELMQHLFATTDLEHSYRVNMNVIGTDGRPAVKDLRSMISEWLAFRITTVRRRLQYRLDKVLNRLHLLDGLLVAFLNLDEVIHIIRTEDQPRAELMARFGLSELQADYILDTRLRQLARLEEMKIRGEQDALAAERDQLQKILGSEKRLRNKVRDELIADAETYGDDRRSPLVERREARALSETELVPAEPVTVVLSEKGWVRCAKGHDVDGPALSYRSGDNFLAQAAGRSNQPAVFIDSTGRSYSVAAHTLPSARGQGEPLTGRLSPPPGAAFEAVLMPDDQGLYLVASDAGYGFVAQGADLHAKNKNGKALLSVPAGGKVIAPVLVSDQTSDSVVAVSNEGRLLVFPVAELPQLAKGKGNRILSIPSARVKSRDEFLAGLTVLPANANLVLLAGKRTLTLKPTDLEHYRGERGRRGNKLPRGFQKIDSITVD is encoded by the coding sequence ATGAGTGACAGCCTGGATCTGAGCATGGAAGGCGTGGAACGCCGTGCACTGTCGTCGTTTACTGAAGAGGCGTACCTCAATTATTCGATGTACGTGATCATGGACCGGGCCCTGCCAAACATTGGCGACGGCTTGAAGCCGGTACAGCGCCGCATCGTTTATGCCATGAGCGAGCTGGGGCTCTCTGCCACGTCCAAGCACAAGAAATCGGCCCGGACGGTCGGTGATGTGCTCGGTAAGTATCACCCCCACGGAGACTCCGCCTGCTACGAGGCGATGGTGTTGATGGCCCAGCCTTTTTCCTATCGCTACCCGCTGGTGGATGGGCAGGGCAACTGGGGCGCGCCGGACGATCCCAAGTCCTTCGCGGCGATGCGTTACACCGAGGCGCGTCTGGCTCGTTACAGCGAAGTACTGCTGACTGAGCTCGGGCAGGGCACTGTCGACTGGCAGCCCAATTTCGATGGCACCATGGACGAGCCCATGGTTCTGCCTGCGCGCTTGCCCAATCTGTTACTCAATGGCACGACGGGCATCGCGGTGGGTATGGCGACGGATATTCCGCCTCACAACCTGCGCGAAGTGGCCGCTGCCTGCGTACGCTTGCTGGATGAACCGGGCGCTGGCGTTGATGAGCTGATGGAACATGTCCAGGGGCCGGATTATCCGACCGAAGCGGAGATCATCACGCCGCGTAGCGAGCTGGTCAAACTCTACTCCACCGGCCGCGGCTCGGTACGTGCGCGCGCAGTCTGGGAGCGCGAAGATACCGACATTGTCGTCACGTCGCTGCCGCACCAGGTGTCCGGTTCGCGGATTCTTGAACAGATCGCTGCGCAAATGCAGGCGAAGAAACTACCAATGGTCGCAGACCTGCGCGATGAATCCGATCATGAGAATCCGACCCGTATCGTCATTGTGCCGCGTTCCAATCGCGTAGATGCCGAAGAGTTGATGCAGCACCTGTTCGCGACCACTGATCTTGAGCACAGCTATCGCGTAAACATGAACGTTATCGGGACCGATGGCCGCCCTGCTGTGAAAGACCTGCGCAGCATGATCAGCGAATGGCTGGCTTTCCGGATCACGACGGTGCGTCGTCGCCTGCAGTATCGCCTGGACAAGGTACTCAATCGGCTGCACTTGTTGGACGGTTTGCTGGTTGCGTTCCTCAACCTGGACGAAGTTATTCACATCATTCGGACCGAGGATCAGCCCCGCGCCGAATTGATGGCCCGCTTTGGTCTCAGCGAGCTCCAGGCTGATTACATCCTGGACACCCGGTTACGCCAACTGGCGCGCCTCGAGGAAATGAAGATCCGCGGCGAGCAGGATGCGCTGGCTGCTGAGCGTGATCAGTTACAGAAAATCCTGGGCAGTGAGAAGCGTCTGCGCAACAAGGTGCGCGATGAGCTGATTGCCGATGCCGAGACGTATGGGGACGACCGTCGCTCACCACTGGTCGAGCGTCGCGAAGCCCGCGCGCTATCCGAAACCGAACTGGTGCCTGCCGAACCCGTAACCGTGGTGCTATCCGAAAAAGGCTGGGTGCGCTGCGCCAAGGGGCATGATGTAGACGGCCCGGCGCTGTCCTATCGCTCGGGTGATAATTTTCTCGCGCAGGCAGCTGGCCGGTCTAACCAGCCTGCCGTATTCATTGATTCCACCGGGCGGAGTTACTCGGTGGCAGCGCATACCTTGCCGTCAGCACGGGGGCAGGGCGAGCCCCTGACCGGACGGCTCAGTCCGCCGCCTGGCGCCGCCTTTGAAGCGGTCCTGATGCCTGATGACCAGGGACTGTATCTCGTTGCTTCGGACGCGGGCTATGGGTTCGTGGCGCAGGGCGCAGATCTGCACGCCAAGAACAAGAATGGCAAGGCGTTACTCAGCGTACCGGCCGGAGGAAAAGTGATTGCTCCGGTGCTCGTTTCTGATCAGACAAGCGATTCGGTGGTGGCTGTTTCCAATGAGGGCCGCTTACTGGTGTTTCCTGTCGCAGAATTGCCGCAGCTGGCGAAGGGTAAAGGTAACCGGATCCTGTCCATTCCTTCTGCACGCGTTAAGTCTCGGGATGAATTTCTTGCGGGCTTAACCGTGTTGCCTGCCAATGCCAATCTGGTGTTGCTAGCGGGCAAGCGCACGCTGACGCTTAAACCTACGGATCTGGAACATTATCGCGGTGAACGCGGCCGGCGCGGTAACAAGTTGCCGCGCGGGTTCCAGAAGATCGACTCCATTACTGTTGACTAG
- a CDS encoding SDR family NAD(P)-dependent oxidoreductase codes for MSDFNKGVAVITGGGSGLGKALAHAAAKRGMKVVLADVNAKALEQTLNELRAQGAEAIGEVLDVTDAAAVEALAKRSEAHFGPANLVFNNAGVASAGLIWESTDQDWDWLLAVNVKGVANGIRAFTPQMLAAASADTAFQGCIVNTASLAGVLTGPAMGLYSVSKHAVMALSECLYHDLSLVTRQVKAAVLSPSYVATNIGQCHRVRPQQWANSEGPTRSQMATASMAQNNLDNGSLTAEQVAEITFAAVEDGRFYIFPTDEMHGLLKHRFECMLDNANPDLPYADYPVLHSRRQRLMEALVD; via the coding sequence ATGAGCGATTTCAATAAAGGCGTTGCCGTGATTACCGGGGGCGGCTCAGGGCTGGGCAAGGCGCTGGCGCATGCAGCCGCCAAGCGTGGTATGAAAGTAGTCTTGGCGGACGTCAACGCCAAGGCGCTGGAGCAGACTCTGAATGAATTACGCGCTCAGGGTGCCGAGGCCATTGGTGAGGTCCTCGATGTGACCGATGCGGCTGCGGTTGAAGCGCTGGCCAAACGCAGTGAAGCCCATTTCGGACCGGCAAATCTGGTCTTCAACAATGCCGGCGTCGCCAGTGCCGGCCTGATCTGGGAAAGTACCGACCAGGATTGGGATTGGCTGTTGGCCGTCAACGTCAAAGGTGTTGCTAACGGCATCCGCGCCTTCACGCCGCAAATGTTGGCTGCCGCCAGCGCTGACACGGCGTTTCAAGGTTGTATCGTCAACACCGCCTCGTTGGCCGGTGTGCTGACCGGGCCGGCGATGGGGTTATACAGTGTTTCCAAGCATGCCGTCATGGCACTTTCCGAATGCCTGTATCATGACCTGTCATTGGTCACCCGGCAGGTCAAAGCGGCTGTGCTCTCACCCTCCTATGTGGCAACCAATATTGGCCAGTGTCACCGTGTACGACCGCAACAGTGGGCCAACAGCGAAGGGCCGACACGCTCCCAGATGGCGACTGCCTCCATGGCGCAAAACAACCTCGATAACGGGTCGCTCACTGCCGAGCAAGTGGCAGAAATAACCTTTGCTGCCGTTGAGGATGGCCGCTTCTATATTTTCCCCACCGACGAGATGCATGGGCTGCTCAAACATCGCTTCGAGTGTATGCTGGATAATGCAAATCCTGACCTGCCCTATGCAGATTATCCTGTGTTGCATAGTCGCCGGCAGCGCCTGATGGAGGCACTGGTTGATTGA
- a CDS encoding NUDIX domain-containing protein, with amino-acid sequence MKTFTRDDVEIVSRESGFEGFYRLDILTVRHRLFRGGWGPDLRRELFVRHDAVCVLPYDPWLDSVVLIEQVRIGALEKTDRPWLLELVAGLIDKDESPEEVAHREAKEEAGLELLDLVPITRYFPSPGGSDEKVHLYCATVDSRGAGGIHGLEEEGEDIRVSVWPRAQALAAVEDGRIDNAASIIGLQWLELHAERLQQAAGTQP; translated from the coding sequence TTGAAGACTTTTACCCGCGACGATGTCGAGATAGTCAGCCGCGAATCCGGTTTCGAGGGATTCTATCGGCTGGATATTCTGACTGTACGGCATCGTCTGTTTCGCGGCGGCTGGGGGCCGGATCTGCGCCGTGAGCTGTTCGTACGTCACGATGCCGTCTGTGTGCTGCCTTACGATCCGTGGCTCGACTCGGTGGTATTGATCGAGCAGGTGCGTATCGGCGCGTTGGAAAAAACCGATCGTCCATGGCTGCTGGAGCTCGTCGCCGGCCTGATCGATAAAGACGAATCACCCGAAGAAGTAGCTCACCGCGAGGCAAAGGAAGAAGCCGGTCTGGAGTTGCTCGATCTCGTACCTATCACCCGCTATTTCCCGTCACCAGGAGGCAGCGACGAGAAGGTCCACCTGTACTGCGCGACGGTGGACAGTCGGGGCGCCGGCGGCATCCATGGTCTGGAGGAAGAGGGCGAGGATATTCGCGTCAGTGTCTGGCCGCGCGCTCAGGCGCTTGCCGCGGTTGAGGACGGGCGAATTGACAATGCCGCGAGCATCATCGGACTGCAATGGCTCGAACTACATGCTGAACGCCTGCAACAGGCAGCGGGGACACAGCCTTGA